The Bordetella sp. FB-8 genome includes a window with the following:
- a CDS encoding carbohydrate porin, which translates to MDNASRIPPRTRQARFARKLASAAIGALILGTTGAYAHAEGITSSPYLLGDWGGWRTRLANDGVSFNLGYTGELAHNFTGGDKRITRYSDQWALGTTFDLDKLVGWKGATFQTTFTERNGRNLGADANIGNNMLLQEVYGRGQTVHLTDFWLDQKLFDNKLSVKLGRMTVGEDFASFSCDFQNLTFCGSQPGNLVGSYWVNWPTSQWAARVKLTTSKETYAQVGVYQVNPNYVNDDYARTYGWTLQNPSGTTGALIPLEGGWTPKVNGLPGSYKVGVWYNTSSGKDLYYDINNNSRAQTGLAALNHGGQYGAYINFQQQITGEPGGRGASLFLNISQADRATAQTDRQIAMGVQYKGPFGRPNDSIGFGIGATHNNGRYADYVNQLNALTGSHTVAGDGNEYATEVYYSWSPIPSVFMRLNLQYVVHPGGTSLNHNAFVVGLKTGITF; encoded by the coding sequence ATGGACAACGCAAGTCGGATCCCGCCCCGCACGCGGCAAGCCCGTTTCGCACGCAAGTTGGCGAGCGCCGCGATTGGCGCGCTGATCCTTGGCACAACGGGCGCCTATGCCCATGCCGAGGGCATTACCTCCAGCCCTTATTTGCTGGGCGATTGGGGCGGTTGGCGCACGCGTCTGGCAAATGACGGGGTGTCGTTCAACCTGGGCTACACCGGCGAACTGGCGCACAACTTCACCGGCGGCGACAAGCGGATAACGCGCTATTCCGACCAGTGGGCGCTGGGCACGACGTTCGACCTGGACAAGCTGGTCGGCTGGAAGGGCGCCACCTTCCAGACTACGTTCACCGAGCGCAATGGCCGCAACTTGGGCGCGGACGCCAATATCGGCAACAACATGCTGCTGCAGGAAGTCTACGGACGTGGACAGACCGTGCATCTGACCGATTTCTGGCTGGATCAGAAACTCTTCGACAATAAGCTGTCGGTCAAGCTGGGACGAATGACGGTGGGCGAAGATTTCGCCAGCTTCTCCTGCGATTTTCAGAATCTGACCTTTTGCGGATCGCAGCCCGGCAATCTGGTGGGCAGCTACTGGGTCAACTGGCCGACCAGCCAATGGGCGGCACGCGTCAAGTTGACGACCTCCAAAGAGACCTATGCGCAGGTCGGCGTCTACCAAGTCAATCCGAATTATGTGAATGACGATTACGCGCGCACTTACGGCTGGACCTTACAGAATCCCAGCGGCACCACCGGCGCTCTGATTCCGTTGGAAGGCGGCTGGACGCCCAAGGTGAACGGCCTGCCCGGTTCGTACAAGGTCGGCGTCTGGTACAACACGTCCAGCGGCAAGGATCTGTACTACGACATCAACAACAATTCGCGCGCGCAGACGGGTCTGGCTGCGCTCAACCATGGCGGCCAATACGGCGCCTACATCAATTTCCAGCAACAGATCACGGGCGAACCCGGCGGGCGCGGCGCGAGCCTGTTCCTGAACATCTCCCAGGCGGACAGGGCCACCGCGCAGACTGATCGGCAGATCGCAATGGGCGTGCAGTACAAGGGACCCTTTGGCCGGCCGAACGACAGCATCGGTTTTGGCATCGGCGCGACGCACAACAACGGCCGCTACGCCGACTATGTCAATCAGCTCAATGCGCTCACTGGCTCGCATACGGTCGCCGGTGACGGCAACGAGTACGCCACCGAGGTGTATTACAGCTGGTCCCCCATCCCGTCGGTATTCATGCGCCTGAACTTGCAGTATGTCGTGCATCCGGGCGGCACTTCGCTCAACCACAACGCGTTCGTCGTGGGGCTGAAGACAGGCATCACGTTCTGA
- a CDS encoding acyloxyacyl hydrolase, giving the protein MLSDIKFRVLAGLAGLALTGIASTVQAQTQAQTDSAGVRGGIGIHYGLGNRYSRLGLQYETSPIWTYSFGGSLGRVDLTPEIGVAYWQAHGRQQPSSVWQLSAIPMFRWWLGASQRFYVEAGIGPTVFSHTAFADKHYSTAFQFGDHIGMGYLLDRHSRVGMRFSHFSNADIKTPNPGMDVIQATYTYQF; this is encoded by the coding sequence ATGCTTTCTGATATCAAATTTAGGGTTCTGGCAGGTCTTGCCGGGCTGGCCTTGACCGGCATTGCTTCGACGGTCCAGGCCCAAACTCAGGCCCAGACCGACAGCGCGGGCGTCCGGGGCGGCATCGGCATCCATTACGGCCTTGGCAATCGCTATTCGCGGCTCGGACTGCAGTATGAAACTTCGCCCATCTGGACGTATTCCTTCGGCGGCAGCCTGGGCCGGGTGGATCTCACACCCGAGATCGGCGTGGCTTACTGGCAGGCGCACGGCCGGCAGCAGCCTTCCTCGGTCTGGCAGCTCAGCGCCATCCCCATGTTCCGGTGGTGGCTGGGAGCGAGCCAGCGCTTTTACGTCGAGGCCGGCATCGGTCCCACCGTATTTAGCCACACCGCGTTTGCGGACAAGCACTATTCCACGGCCTTCCAGTTCGGCGACCACATCGGCATGGGCTATCTGCTGGACAGGCACAGTCGCGTGGGCATGCGTTTCTCGCACTTTTCCAACGCCGATATCAAGACGCCGAATCCGGGCATGGATGTGATCCAGGCGACCTATACCTACCAATTCTGA
- the accD gene encoding acetyl-CoA carboxylase, carboxyltransferase subunit beta produces the protein MSWIEKLLPPRINKGSNENAARRVPEGLWVKCPSCESVLYNEDLAANLHVCPKCDHHMRVGARARLDMLLDLEGRIEIGSNTRSVDTLKFKDTRKYPERIAEAVKQTGETDALVVMSGSIRNVPAVVACFEFEFMGGSMGSVVGERFVRGVQAAIASRTPFICVAASGGARMQESLLSLMQMAKTNAMLTRLAEAGQAFISVLTDPTMGGVSASFAFVGDVVIAEPKALIGFAGPRVIEQTVREKLPEGFQRSELLLQKGAIDMVVDRRQLREELARLMALMSRQPVDVVAA, from the coding sequence ATGAGCTGGATCGAAAAGCTTCTGCCCCCGCGCATCAACAAGGGCAGCAATGAGAACGCCGCTCGTCGCGTGCCCGAAGGCCTGTGGGTCAAGTGTCCGTCGTGCGAATCGGTGCTCTATAACGAAGACCTGGCCGCCAACCTGCACGTCTGTCCCAAGTGCGACCATCACATGCGCGTGGGCGCCCGGGCCCGGCTGGACATGCTGCTGGACCTGGAAGGCCGGATCGAAATCGGCTCGAACACGCGTTCGGTCGACACGCTCAAGTTCAAGGACACGCGCAAGTATCCCGAACGTATTGCCGAGGCCGTCAAGCAGACGGGCGAGACCGATGCACTGGTGGTGATGAGCGGCTCGATTCGCAATGTGCCAGCGGTCGTCGCCTGCTTCGAGTTCGAATTCATGGGCGGTTCCATGGGTTCGGTGGTGGGCGAGCGCTTTGTGCGCGGCGTGCAGGCCGCCATCGCCAGCCGTACGCCCTTCATCTGCGTGGCAGCATCGGGCGGCGCGCGTATGCAGGAAAGCCTGTTGTCGTTGATGCAGATGGCCAAGACCAACGCCATGCTCACGCGCCTGGCCGAGGCTGGCCAGGCCTTCATCAGCGTGTTGACCGACCCCACCATGGGCGGCGTATCGGCCAGCTTCGCCTTCGTGGGCGATGTGGTCATCGCCGAACCCAAGGCGCTGATCGGCTTTGCCGGCCCGCGCGTGATCGAACAAACCGTGCGTGAAAAGCTGCCAGAAGGCTTCCAGCGTTCCGAACTGCTGCTGCAGAAGGGCGCGATCGACATGGTGGTCGATCGTCGCCAGTTGCGTGAAGAACTGGCCCGTCTGATGGCGCTCATGAGCCGCCAGCCGGTCGACGTCGTCGCGGCCTGA
- the trpA gene encoding tryptophan synthase subunit alpha has product MTQANRIDITLRQLADAGRVALVPYIAAGDPSPDATVPLMHALVQAGADIIELGVPFSDPMADGPVIQRAVERALARGMTLPHLLDLVAQFRRDDPHTPIVLMGYANPIERMGQAVFSQRAREAGVDGLLVVDCPPEETGEFAELLDRNGIHPIFLLAPTSTEARIQSVARMARGYVYYVSLKGTTGSASLNTDDVAKRLEAIRRHVKIPVGVGFGIRDADSAVRVARHADAVVIGTKLIETIEQAVACAPVGEQAGVAAAAARQWLSAIRTALDAARKPAVPSA; this is encoded by the coding sequence ATGACACAAGCGAACCGTATCGATATCACACTGCGCCAACTGGCCGATGCCGGCCGCGTCGCGCTGGTGCCCTATATTGCTGCTGGCGACCCGTCGCCGGATGCGACCGTGCCCTTGATGCATGCGTTGGTTCAGGCCGGCGCCGACATCATCGAACTGGGCGTGCCGTTTTCGGATCCCATGGCCGACGGCCCCGTCATCCAGCGCGCCGTCGAGCGCGCACTGGCGCGAGGCATGACACTGCCGCATCTGCTGGACCTGGTGGCGCAGTTCCGCCGCGACGATCCGCATACGCCTATCGTGCTCATGGGTTATGCCAACCCCATCGAACGCATGGGGCAGGCCGTATTTTCACAGCGCGCCCGCGAGGCCGGTGTGGACGGCCTTCTGGTGGTGGACTGTCCGCCCGAGGAAACCGGCGAATTCGCCGAACTGCTCGATCGCAACGGCATCCATCCCATTTTCCTGCTGGCGCCGACCTCGACCGAGGCGCGCATCCAGTCCGTGGCCCGCATGGCGCGCGGCTACGTCTACTATGTCTCGCTCAAGGGCACCACCGGCTCGGCCAGCCTGAATACCGACGACGTGGCCAAGCGGCTGGAGGCGATCCGCCGGCACGTGAAGATTCCCGTGGGTGTTGGCTTTGGCATCCGCGACGCCGACAGCGCGGTGCGCGTGGCGCGCCACGCGGATGCCGTGGTAATTGGCACCAAACTCATCGAAACCATTGAGCAGGCCGTGGCCTGCGCGCCGGTCGGCGAGCAGGCTGGCGTCGCGGCGGCTGCGGCCAGGCAATGGCTGAGCGCGATCCGCACTGCGCTGGACGCCGCCCGCAAACCCGCTGTGCCGTCGGCCTGA
- the trpB gene encoding tryptophan synthase subunit beta — protein MKPYDLPDSRGHFGPYGGVFVAETLMHALDELRAAYDHARVDPAFIQAYDYELKHYVGRPSPVYHAERWSRELGGAQIWFKREDLNHTGAHKINNCIGQALMARRMGKTRVIAETGAGQHGVASATVAARYGMECVVYMGSEDVRRQAANVYRMKLLGAQVVPVESGSRTLKDALNEAMRDWVTNIENTFYIIGTVAGPDPYPRMVRDFQTIIGKECLTQMPEAAGRQPDYVLAAVGGGSNAIGIFHPYIPYESVRLIGVEAAGEGMQTGRHAASIAAGKVGVLHGNRTYLMQDDGGQIIESHSVSAGLDYPGVGPEHAWLNDSGRAQYVNITDDEALAAFHHCCRIEGIIPALESSHAIAHAVKMAPTLPKDQIILVNLSGRGDKDMHTVAERAGIEL, from the coding sequence GTGAAACCTTACGACCTGCCCGACTCGCGTGGCCATTTCGGCCCCTACGGCGGCGTGTTCGTGGCCGAAACGCTGATGCACGCCCTGGACGAACTGCGTGCGGCTTACGACCACGCCCGCGTCGATCCTGCCTTCATTCAGGCCTATGATTATGAACTGAAGCACTACGTCGGCCGTCCCAGTCCCGTCTACCATGCCGAGCGCTGGTCACGTGAACTGGGCGGCGCCCAGATCTGGTTCAAGCGCGAAGACCTGAACCACACCGGCGCGCACAAGATCAACAATTGCATCGGGCAGGCCCTGATGGCTCGCCGCATGGGCAAGACCCGCGTCATCGCCGAGACTGGCGCCGGCCAGCACGGCGTGGCCTCGGCCACCGTGGCAGCGCGCTATGGCATGGAGTGCGTGGTCTACATGGGCAGCGAAGACGTGCGCCGCCAGGCAGCCAACGTCTACCGCATGAAGCTGTTGGGCGCCCAGGTCGTGCCGGTCGAGTCCGGCTCGCGCACCTTGAAGGACGCGCTCAACGAGGCCATGCGCGACTGGGTCACCAACATCGAGAACACCTTCTACATCATCGGTACGGTGGCCGGCCCCGACCCCTATCCGCGCATGGTGCGCGACTTCCAAACCATCATCGGCAAGGAATGCCTGACGCAGATGCCCGAGGCCGCCGGCCGCCAGCCCGACTATGTGTTGGCGGCTGTGGGCGGCGGTTCCAACGCCATCGGCATCTTCCACCCCTATATCCCTTATGAGTCCGTGCGCCTGATCGGCGTCGAGGCGGCTGGCGAGGGCATGCAGACCGGACGCCATGCAGCGTCCATTGCCGCAGGCAAGGTGGGCGTGCTGCACGGCAACCGCACCTATCTCATGCAGGACGACGGCGGCCAGATCATCGAATCCCACTCCGTGTCCGCGGGCCTGGACTATCCCGGCGTCGGCCCCGAGCACGCCTGGCTGAACGACAGCGGGCGCGCCCAGTACGTCAACATCACCGACGACGAAGCCCTGGCGGCTTTTCACCACTGCTGCCGCATCGAGGGCATCATCCCCGCGCTGGAGTCCTCGCACGCCATCGCCCATGCGGTCAAGATGGCCCCTACGCTGCCCAAGGACCAGATCATCCTGGTCAACCTTTCGGGGCGGGGCGACAAGGACATGCATACCGTCGCCGAGCGCGCGGGCATCGAACTGTGA
- the argE gene encoding acetylornithine deacetylase encodes MDTRTWLSTLVGIDTTSRNSNLALIETVRDWLGGQGVQSWLAHNESGDKANLFATLPAADGTVQGGVVLSGHTDVVPVDGQDWDSDPFVLAEKDGRLYGRGTADMKSFIATSLALVPEFLAMPRKKPIHLAFSYDEEVGCVGAPVMLAELQGRGIKADGCVVGEPTNMQVVVAHKGVNLFNCRVHGKAAHSSLTPQGCNAIEYAARLICRIRDIADAMKAQGPYDAFFDVPFSTMTTNQIRGGIAVNTIPALCEFNYEFRNLPGIPADQIQSQVERYVREELLPRMQAEYADARIDIHTGASAPGLDATEEEAITQLARALTADRSVRKVAYGTEAGLFQSVGIPAVVCGPGDIQQAHKPNEFIELSQLEGCERFLRRLGQSL; translated from the coding sequence ATGGATACCCGTACCTGGCTAAGCACGCTGGTAGGCATTGACACCACCAGCCGCAACTCCAACCTGGCCCTCATCGAAACCGTCAGAGACTGGCTTGGCGGCCAGGGTGTCCAATCGTGGCTGGCCCACAACGAAAGCGGCGACAAGGCCAACCTCTTCGCCACGTTGCCGGCTGCCGACGGCACGGTGCAGGGCGGCGTGGTGCTGTCGGGCCACACCGACGTGGTGCCGGTGGACGGGCAAGACTGGGATTCCGATCCTTTTGTCCTCGCCGAGAAGGACGGCCGTCTCTACGGGCGGGGCACCGCCGACATGAAAAGCTTCATTGCCACGTCGCTGGCCCTGGTGCCGGAATTCCTGGCCATGCCGCGCAAGAAGCCCATACACCTGGCCTTTTCCTACGACGAGGAAGTGGGTTGCGTGGGCGCGCCCGTGATGCTGGCCGAATTGCAGGGCCGCGGCATCAAGGCCGACGGATGCGTGGTGGGCGAACCGACCAATATGCAGGTGGTGGTGGCGCACAAGGGCGTGAATCTCTTTAACTGCCGCGTGCATGGCAAGGCGGCCCACTCCTCGCTCACGCCCCAGGGTTGCAACGCTATCGAATACGCAGCCCGGCTCATCTGCCGCATCCGCGATATTGCCGATGCCATGAAGGCGCAAGGCCCCTACGACGCGTTCTTCGACGTGCCGTTCTCGACCATGACCACGAACCAGATCCGGGGCGGCATCGCGGTCAACACCATTCCCGCCTTGTGCGAGTTCAATTATGAATTCCGCAATCTGCCCGGCATTCCTGCCGATCAGATCCAATCCCAGGTCGAGCGCTACGTGCGCGAGGAACTGCTGCCGCGCATGCAGGCCGAATACGCCGATGCCCGTATCGACATCCATACCGGCGCGTCGGCGCCCGGCCTGGACGCCACGGAAGAAGAAGCCATCACCCAGCTGGCCCGCGCCCTGACCGCCGACCGGTCCGTGCGCAAGGTGGCCTACGGCACGGAAGCGGGCCTGTTCCAGAGCGTGGGCATCCCCGCGGTGGTCTGTGGGCCCGGCGATATCCAGCAGGCGCACAAGCCCAATGAATTCATAGAACTGAGCCAGCTCGAGGGCTGCGAACGCTTCCTGCGCCGACTGGGACAATCCTTGTAA
- a CDS encoding bifunctional (p)ppGpp synthetase/guanosine-3',5'-bis(diphosphate) 3'-pyrophosphohydrolase, translated as MSASPFPPLAAPFDASWLQAAGAGLDEDGVQLLARAAAWAEPRFQAQQALTGEPLVGHAAGVVRLLAGLQTDASTRAAALLAALPSDALPAGNARNDPVAVEFGAQTARLLAGSHALLRLNVAARQASDITAATGDQKEMQRKMLLAMAADLRIVLMRLASRLQTLRWHAETRTLCPPELARETLDLYTPLANRLGIWQVKWELEDLSFRFLEPERYKQIARLLEEKRAEREAFIADAVARLSQALKQAGIEAEVYGRPKHIYSIWNKMRIKRLDFSELLDLRALRVIVGDVRACYAALALVHEMWMPMIEAFDDYISRPKPNGYRSLHTVVTDAQGRPFEVQIRTREMHQFAEYGMAAHWRYKEAGARGGQVAASSDYDRQLSWMRQLLAWNSDLDTREDAAAAQTGGHIYVLTPQARVIELPEGSTPVDFAYHLHTDLGHRCRGARIDGQMVPLHTRLATGQTVEIVAAKSGGPSRDWLNPQLGYLASPRARSKVRMWFNAIELAQRIAQGQALVEKELQRLGKTAVNLEQLAQTLGFARADDLYVAVAKEEFSLRHIDDAFQQPVPAEDTPHVPKFTRSAESAEASGKSGVLVVGVGSLLTQLARCCRPAPPDAIRGFVTRGRGVSIHRADCASYRALAAREPERIIDVGWGNTADTFYPVDVSVRAHDRPGLLRDLSEVFARLRLNVVGVNTQSKQSLAHMVFTVEVRDGQALQRALDALAVVPGAISATRR; from the coding sequence ATGTCCGCCTCGCCTTTCCCGCCGCTTGCCGCGCCTTTTGACGCGAGCTGGCTGCAGGCGGCCGGCGCGGGTCTGGACGAGGATGGCGTGCAGCTTCTGGCCCGGGCAGCCGCCTGGGCGGAACCGCGCTTTCAGGCGCAGCAAGCGCTTACCGGCGAACCGCTGGTCGGCCATGCCGCGGGCGTCGTGCGCCTGCTGGCGGGCCTGCAAACCGACGCCTCCACCCGCGCAGCCGCTTTGTTGGCCGCCTTGCCGTCCGATGCCTTGCCGGCCGGCAACGCGCGCAACGATCCCGTCGCCGTCGAATTCGGCGCGCAGACCGCCAGGCTCCTGGCCGGCTCGCATGCCTTGCTGCGCCTGAATGTCGCAGCCCGGCAGGCCAGCGATATCACGGCCGCGACCGGCGACCAGAAGGAAATGCAGCGCAAGATGCTGCTGGCCATGGCAGCCGACCTGCGCATCGTGCTGATGCGCCTGGCTTCGCGTCTGCAGACGCTGCGCTGGCATGCCGAGACCAGGACGCTGTGCCCGCCCGAGCTGGCGCGCGAAACGCTGGACCTGTACACCCCGCTGGCCAATCGCCTGGGCATCTGGCAGGTCAAGTGGGAACTCGAAGACCTGTCCTTCCGTTTTCTCGAACCCGAGCGTTACAAGCAGATCGCCCGCCTGCTCGAGGAAAAACGGGCCGAGCGCGAGGCTTTCATCGCCGACGCGGTCGCACGCCTGAGCCAGGCCCTGAAGCAGGCCGGCATCGAGGCCGAGGTCTACGGCCGGCCCAAGCACATCTACAGCATCTGGAACAAGATGCGCATCAAGCGGCTGGATTTTTCCGAACTCCTTGATTTGCGCGCCTTGCGCGTGATCGTCGGGGACGTGCGCGCCTGCTATGCCGCGCTGGCCCTGGTGCACGAGATGTGGATGCCGATGATTGAGGCTTTCGATGACTACATCTCGCGTCCCAAGCCCAACGGCTACCGCTCGCTGCACACCGTCGTCACTGACGCCCAAGGGCGGCCCTTCGAAGTGCAGATCCGCACGCGCGAAATGCACCAGTTCGCCGAGTACGGTATGGCCGCGCATTGGCGCTACAAAGAGGCCGGGGCCAGGGGCGGTCAGGTGGCAGCCTCCAGCGACTACGACCGGCAGCTATCGTGGATGCGTCAACTGCTGGCCTGGAACAGCGATCTGGATACTCGGGAGGACGCCGCGGCCGCTCAGACGGGTGGGCACATCTACGTGCTCACGCCGCAGGCGCGCGTGATCGAGCTGCCCGAAGGGTCCACGCCGGTCGATTTCGCCTACCACCTGCACACCGACCTGGGTCATCGCTGCCGCGGCGCGCGCATCGACGGCCAGATGGTGCCGCTGCACACGCGTCTAGCCACAGGCCAGACAGTGGAAATCGTTGCGGCCAAGTCGGGCGGCCCCTCGCGCGATTGGCTCAATCCTCAACTGGGCTATCTGGCCAGCCCGCGCGCGCGCAGCAAGGTGCGCATGTGGTTCAACGCTATCGAGCTGGCGCAGCGCATCGCCCAGGGGCAGGCCCTGGTGGAGAAGGAGTTGCAGCGCCTGGGCAAGACGGCTGTCAACCTGGAGCAACTGGCGCAGACGCTGGGCTTCGCGCGCGCCGACGACCTGTACGTGGCGGTGGCCAAGGAAGAGTTCAGCCTGCGCCACATCGACGACGCTTTCCAGCAGCCGGTGCCGGCCGAGGACACGCCGCACGTGCCCAAATTCACGCGCAGCGCCGAAAGTGCGGAGGCCAGCGGCAAGAGCGGCGTGCTCGTGGTGGGCGTGGGGTCGCTCCTGACCCAGTTGGCGCGCTGCTGCCGGCCCGCGCCGCCTGACGCGATCCGCGGTTTCGTCACGCGCGGGCGCGGCGTGTCCATCCACCGCGCCGATTGCGCCAGCTACCGGGCTCTGGCGGCGCGCGAGCCCGAACGGATCATTGACGTGGGTTGGGGCAATACCGCCGACACCTTCTATCCGGTGGACGTAAGCGTGCGCGCCCACGACCGTCCGGGCCTGCTGCGCGACTTGTCCGAGGTCTTTGCCCGGCTGCGCCTGAACGTGGTGGGCGTGAACACCCAGAGCAAGCAATCGCTGGCGCACATGGTGTTCACCGTGGAAGTGCGAGACGGCCAGGCCCTGCAGCGCGCGCTGGACGCGCTGGCCGTCGTTCCGGGCGCGATTTCGGCAACGCGGCGCTGA
- a CDS encoding RidA family protein has translation MSNITRINVGKRLSDVAVYNGVAYLAGQVPEDTTQDIAGQTRQVLATIDQLLAEVGSDKSRILMAQVFVANIAEFAGMNTAWDAWVAEGAAPARATIEARLANPDIKVEIVVTAAV, from the coding sequence ATGAGCAATATCACGCGCATCAATGTGGGCAAGCGCCTGTCCGACGTCGCCGTTTACAACGGCGTGGCCTATCTGGCCGGCCAGGTGCCCGAGGATACGACGCAGGACATCGCCGGCCAGACCCGGCAGGTGCTGGCCACCATCGACCAGTTGCTGGCCGAGGTCGGCAGCGACAAGTCGCGCATCCTGATGGCGCAGGTGTTCGTGGCCAATATCGCCGAGTTCGCCGGCATGAACACGGCCTGGGACGCCTGGGTCGCAGAGGGTGCAGCGCCCGCGCGCGCCACCATCGAAGCGCGCCTGGCCAATCCCGACATCAAGGTCGAGATCGTCGTCACCGCCGCGGTCTGA
- the pncB gene encoding nicotinate phosphoribosyltransferase yields MIIDSLLDTDLYKFSMMQVVLHQFPAAQVQYRFKCRTPGADLRPYLDEIRAEVHLLCQLRFADDELDYLRGLRFLTSDFVDFLGLYHMPERCIDIREGESPGEISIEIEGPWLHTILFEIPVLAIVNEVYFRNTRPHPDLQEGRRRLQEKMGLVRDDPALAEFRLADYGTRRRFSKVWHDEVVATLKNQMQPYFVGTSNVLLARRHSVLPLGTMGHEYLQACQALGPRLRDSQVYALEMWAREYRGDLGIALSDVYGMGAFLRDFDMYFCKLFDGARHDSGDPFTWGERMIEHYRNNRSDPRTKTLVFSDSLNFPKAIELFRRFSQRCKLSFGIGTNLTNDLGYEPLQIVIKMVRCNGQPVAKVSDAPEKTMCDDPAYLAYLRQVFELPLP; encoded by the coding sequence ATGATCATCGACTCGTTGCTCGACACCGACCTCTACAAGTTCAGCATGATGCAGGTCGTGCTGCACCAGTTCCCGGCCGCCCAAGTTCAATACCGGTTCAAGTGTCGCACGCCGGGCGCCGACCTGCGGCCCTACCTGGACGAAATCCGCGCCGAGGTTCACCTCCTGTGCCAGCTGCGGTTTGCCGACGACGAGCTGGACTACCTGCGCGGCCTGCGCTTTCTCACCAGCGACTTCGTCGATTTCCTGGGCCTCTATCACATGCCCGAGCGCTGCATCGATATCCGCGAGGGCGAGTCGCCGGGCGAGATCTCGATCGAGATCGAGGGACCCTGGCTGCACACCATCCTGTTCGAGATCCCGGTGCTGGCCATCGTCAACGAGGTCTATTTCCGTAATACCCGGCCCCATCCCGATCTGCAGGAGGGGCGCCGGCGTCTGCAGGAAAAGATGGGCCTGGTCAGGGATGATCCCGCGCTGGCCGAATTTCGCCTGGCCGACTACGGTACGCGCCGGCGTTTTTCCAAGGTCTGGCACGACGAGGTGGTGGCCACCCTCAAGAACCAGATGCAACCGTATTTCGTGGGCACCAGCAATGTGCTGCTGGCCAGGCGCCACAGCGTGCTACCCCTGGGCACCATGGGCCACGAGTACCTGCAGGCCTGCCAGGCGCTCGGTCCGCGCCTGCGCGATTCGCAAGTCTACGCGCTGGAGATGTGGGCCCGCGAATACCGCGGCGACCTGGGCATCGCCTTGTCGGACGTCTACGGCATGGGCGCGTTCCTGCGCGATTTCGATATGTATTTCTGCAAACTGTTCGACGGCGCGCGTCACGATTCGGGCGACCCCTTCACCTGGGGCGAGCGCATGATCGAACACTACCGCAACAATCGCAGCGATCCGCGCACCAAGACCCTGGTATTTTCCGATTCGCTGAATTTCCCCAAGGCCATCGAGCTTTTCCGGCGCTTTTCGCAGCGCTGTAAGCTGTCGTTCGGGATTGGCACCAATCTCACCAACGACCTGGGCTACGAGCCTCTGCAGATCGTCATCAAGATGGTCCGCTGTAACGGCCAGCCGGTAGCCAAGGTGTCCGATGCGCCCGAAAAGACCATGTGCGATGATCCGGCCTATCTGGCCTATCTGCGCCAGGTGTTCGAATTGCCACTGCCCTGA
- the fdxA gene encoding ferredoxin FdxA: protein MTHVVTENCIKCKYTDCVDVCPVDCFKEGPNFLVIDPDECIDCAVCIPECPANAIYAEEDVPQDQIKFIQINADLTSEFTTISRAKKPLPDADQWNGVTDKLQFLEK, encoded by the coding sequence ATGACCCACGTCGTCACCGAAAACTGTATCAAGTGCAAGTACACCGATTGCGTGGACGTCTGCCCGGTTGACTGCTTCAAGGAAGGCCCGAACTTTCTGGTCATCGATCCCGACGAGTGCATCGACTGCGCCGTCTGCATCCCTGAATGCCCCGCCAACGCCATCTATGCCGAGGAGGACGTGCCGCAGGACCAGATCAAGTTCATCCAGATCAACGCCGACCTGACCTCCGAATTCACGACCATCAGTCGGGCCAAGAAGCCCCTGCCCGATGCCGACCAGTGGAACGGCGTGACCGACAAACTGCAGTTTCTCGAAAAGTAA